One genomic region from Synechococcus sp. HK05 encodes:
- a CDS encoding sodium-dependent transporter has protein sequence MQEHSGAERGRPPEQWGSSLGFVLAAAGSAVGLGNLWGFAYRASQGGGAAFVVLYVLIVAVVCLPVLVAEMVLGRSTGHAPLVAPITAGGRRWAPLGWLYIAASVGILSYYAVLMGWTGRSLLHAITAPLPADMAAAETFFGAISSGGDAVLGHLFSLALTGLVVVAGIRSGIERLSRWGMPLLLVVLLALLLWASSLPGAQEGYASFLLRWDASKLTDLTTIRNAFTQAFFSIGAGIGCILAYAAYLDRRSGIPGEAVAVVGMDTAVGLMAGCVTFPIVASFGLADVVGSSTVGTLFIALPTGLGSLGLAGRVVAAAFFALAYVAAITSSVSLLEVPVSSLMDRLGWSRRRAVWLMVAVIAVIGLPSALDVAVLEKMDAVFGGLCLIAGGLLMALLMGWRAPDRFSADLQGSGTSPRLLQLLRWGLRWVSVPVISLGLVVSVVDLVKSWSAG, from the coding sequence TGCTGGCCGCGGCGGGCAGTGCCGTGGGTTTGGGCAACCTCTGGGGCTTTGCCTACCGCGCTTCCCAGGGGGGCGGCGCGGCTTTTGTGGTGCTCTACGTGCTGATCGTGGCCGTGGTGTGCCTGCCGGTGCTGGTGGCGGAGATGGTGCTGGGGCGCAGCACGGGCCACGCGCCGTTGGTGGCCCCGATCACCGCTGGTGGTCGCCGCTGGGCGCCCCTGGGCTGGCTCTACATCGCCGCCTCTGTGGGGATCCTCAGCTACTACGCCGTGCTGATGGGCTGGACCGGCCGGAGCTTGCTCCATGCGATCACCGCTCCTCTGCCAGCGGATATGGCGGCGGCTGAGACCTTCTTCGGCGCCATCAGCAGCGGGGGGGATGCGGTGCTCGGCCACCTGTTCAGCCTCGCGCTCACAGGCCTGGTGGTGGTGGCCGGCATCCGCTCCGGCATCGAGCGCCTGTCGCGCTGGGGCATGCCGTTGCTCTTGGTGGTGTTGCTGGCGCTGTTGCTCTGGGCCTCATCCCTCCCCGGAGCGCAGGAGGGCTACGCCAGCTTTCTGCTGCGTTGGGATGCCAGCAAGCTCACCGACCTCACCACCATTCGCAATGCCTTCACCCAGGCCTTCTTCTCGATTGGTGCGGGCATTGGTTGCATCCTGGCTTACGCGGCCTATCTGGATCGCCGCAGCGGCATCCCCGGTGAAGCGGTGGCTGTGGTGGGGATGGACACCGCTGTGGGGCTGATGGCCGGCTGTGTCACCTTCCCGATTGTGGCCAGCTTTGGCCTGGCGGATGTGGTGGGTAGCAGCACCGTGGGCACCTTGTTCATCGCCCTGCCGACGGGTCTGGGCTCCCTCGGCCTGGCGGGCCGCGTGGTGGCCGCGGCGTTTTTTGCGCTGGCCTATGTGGCGGCGATCACCTCGTCGGTGTCGCTGCTGGAGGTGCCCGTGAGTTCGCTGATGGATCGCCTCGGTTGGAGTCGCCGCCGGGCGGTGTGGCTGATGGTGGCGGTGATCGCCGTCATCGGCCTGCCTTCCGCTCTGGATGTGGCTGTTCTGGAAAAAATGGACGCCGTCTTCGGTGGTCTTTGCCTGATCGCCGGCGGCCTGCTGATGGCTCTGCTGATGGGCTGGCGGGCGCCGGATCGCTTCAGTGCCGATCTGCAGGGCTCAGGCACGTCCCCCCGTTTGCTGCAGCTGCTGCGGTGGGGGCTGCGCTGGGTGTCGGTGCCGGTGATCAGCCTGGGATTGGTGGTGTCGGTGGTGGATCTCGTGAAGAGCTGGTCGGCCGGCTGA
- the cysS gene encoding cysteine--tRNA ligase yields MTLKLTNTLTRRVEEFQPIEPGKVSIYCCGVTVYDLCHLGHARSYIAWDVLRRYLIWSGYAVTFVQNYTDIDDKILNRAAEEGSSMEAVSERNIDAFVADMTRLNILPADRMPRATRSLDAIRALISELEAKGAAYSADGDVYFAVMKHAGYGKLSGRDLEQQQDNAAGRVASEEEARKQHPFDFALWKGAKPGEPSFPSPWGEGRPGWHIECSAMVREELGDTIDIHLGGADLVFPHHENEIAQSEAATGKELAHYWLHNGMVNVGGQKMSKSLGNFTTIRALLDSGISPMTLRLFTLQAHYRKPLDFTAEALDAAATGWKGLNAALGLAGETATASAELPPGLAAARERFAAAMDDDLNTSAALAVLFELAKPLRALANRLERGDADASSEASTPELAAQAALLQELAGVLGLQHESPEAAQPSGANATAAAGPSDAEVEAQIEARKAAKTARDFAAADAIREALKAQGIELIDKPGGLTEWLRNG; encoded by the coding sequence ATGACCCTCAAGCTCACCAACACCCTCACCCGCCGTGTTGAGGAGTTTCAGCCGATCGAGCCCGGCAAGGTGAGCATCTACTGCTGCGGGGTGACGGTCTACGACCTCTGCCACCTGGGCCATGCCCGCAGCTACATCGCCTGGGATGTGCTGCGTCGCTATCTGATCTGGAGCGGCTACGCGGTGACGTTTGTGCAGAACTACACCGACATCGACGACAAGATCCTCAATCGCGCCGCTGAAGAAGGCAGCTCGATGGAGGCGGTGAGCGAGCGCAATATCGATGCCTTCGTGGCGGACATGACGCGCCTCAACATCCTGCCGGCGGACCGCATGCCGAGGGCGACGCGCAGCCTCGATGCGATCCGCGCCCTGATCAGCGAACTGGAGGCCAAGGGTGCCGCCTATTCCGCCGATGGCGATGTGTATTTCGCCGTGATGAAGCACGCCGGCTACGGCAAGCTCAGCGGCCGCGACCTTGAGCAGCAGCAGGACAACGCCGCCGGCCGCGTGGCGTCTGAAGAAGAAGCCCGCAAGCAACACCCCTTCGATTTCGCCCTCTGGAAAGGAGCCAAACCCGGCGAACCCAGCTTCCCCTCCCCCTGGGGCGAAGGCCGGCCGGGATGGCACATCGAGTGCTCAGCGATGGTGCGCGAGGAGCTGGGCGACACGATCGACATCCACCTGGGCGGCGCCGATCTGGTGTTCCCGCACCACGAAAACGAGATCGCCCAGTCCGAGGCAGCCACGGGCAAAGAGCTGGCCCATTACTGGCTGCACAACGGCATGGTGAATGTGGGCGGCCAGAAGATGAGCAAATCGCTCGGCAACTTCACCACCATCCGCGCCCTGCTTGATTCGGGCATCTCGCCGATGACGCTGCGCCTGTTCACCCTGCAGGCCCACTACCGCAAACCGCTCGACTTCACCGCCGAAGCGCTCGACGCCGCGGCCACCGGCTGGAAGGGCCTCAACGCCGCCCTCGGCCTGGCCGGGGAAACCGCCACCGCCTCGGCAGAGCTGCCCCCTGGCCTTGCTGCCGCCCGCGAGCGCTTCGCCGCCGCCATGGACGATGACCTCAACACCTCTGCCGCCCTGGCCGTGCTGTTTGAGCTGGCCAAACCGCTGCGGGCCCTCGCCAACCGGCTGGAGCGCGGTGATGCCGATGCCAGCAGCGAAGCCTCCACACCGGAGCTGGCCGCCCAGGCCGCCTTGCTGCAGGAGCTGGCGGGGGTGCTGGGGCTGCAGCACGAATCCCCCGAGGCCGCCCAGCCCAGCGGAGCGAATGCAACCGCCGCCGCCGGCCCAAGCGACGCGGAGGTAGAAGCCCAGATCGAAGCTCGCAAGGCTGCGAAAACCGCCCGTGATTTCGCCGCCGCCGATGCCATCCGCGAGGCGCTGAAGGCCCAGGGCATCGAGCTGATCGACAAACCCGGCGGCCTTACAGAGTGGTTACGCAACGGTTGA
- the polA gene encoding DNA polymerase I, translated as MAAANSTSTKPLLLLVDGHSLAFRSFYAFSKGGEGGLSTKEGVPTSVTYGFLKALLDNCKGLAPQGVVIAFDTAEPTFRHEADEAYKAHRDEAPEHFFQDLGNLQQILQQALDIPLCMAPGYEADDVLGTLANRAANDGWRVRILSGDRDLFQLVDDGRDIAVLYMGGGPYAKSSGPVEIRRDGVISKLGVTPEEVVDLKALTGDSSDNIPGVKGVGPKTAINLLQAHADLDGIYAALAALQAAGPKAKDPKGVLKGALLGKLEADRDSAYRSRMLAEILVDIPLPQDPRLPLGAVNAEALAESLEELELFSLRRQVNQFATVFSADGAGNLAAANTEGTARASVENAPTVGPLSDQSGPTVGQSANAVEQADSPAPPALEPQLITSPEALAALMQCLMACTDATAPVALDTETTSLNPFRAELVGVGVAWGEGPKDLAYIPIGHQSGSSGDLLNPPPAQLPLDQVLTALAPWLGSAQHPKTLQNAKYDRLILLRHGLPLEGVVMDTLLADYLRDANAKHGLELLTQRNFGFLPTSYSELVPKGADFSAVPIEQAALYCGMDVHVTRRLAPLLRGQLEELGPQLPALLDQVELPLEPVLAQMEATGIRIDTDYLAELSSELGQTLQRLEADAKAAAGTEFNLASPKQLGELLFDTLGLDRKKSRKTKTGWSTDATVLEKLDDAHPVVPLVLEHRTLSKLKSTYVDALPALVEPETGRVHTDFNQAVTATGRLSSSNPNLQNIPIRTEFSRRIRKAFLPEAGWQLISADYSQIELRILTHLSGEEVLVEAYRNGDDVHALTARILLEKNEVSADERRLGKTINFGVIYGMGAQRFARETGVSQAQAKEFLTKYKQRYPKVFAFLELQERLALSRGYVETILGRRRPFAFDPSGLGRHLGKDPLEIDLDIARRGGMEAQQLRAAANAPIQGSSADIIKLAMVQLHQRLAHSGLPARLLLQVHDELVLEAAPEALDPVLTLTRETMERAVELSVPLLVETGVGPNWMEAK; from the coding sequence GTGGCGGCGGCCAACTCCACCAGCACCAAACCCCTGCTGCTGCTGGTGGATGGCCACTCGCTGGCATTCCGCAGCTTTTACGCCTTCAGCAAGGGCGGCGAAGGCGGCCTGAGCACCAAAGAAGGGGTACCCACCTCGGTGACCTACGGCTTCCTCAAAGCCCTGCTCGACAACTGCAAGGGCCTGGCACCGCAGGGGGTGGTGATCGCCTTCGACACAGCCGAACCCACCTTCCGCCATGAAGCGGATGAGGCCTACAAGGCGCACCGCGACGAGGCCCCCGAGCACTTCTTCCAGGATCTGGGCAACCTGCAGCAAATCCTGCAGCAAGCGCTCGACATCCCGCTGTGCATGGCACCCGGCTACGAGGCCGACGACGTGCTCGGCACCCTGGCCAACCGCGCCGCCAATGACGGCTGGCGGGTGCGAATCCTCTCCGGCGACCGCGATCTCTTCCAACTGGTGGACGACGGGCGCGATATCGCCGTGCTTTACATGGGCGGTGGGCCCTATGCCAAAAGCAGCGGCCCCGTGGAGATCCGGCGCGACGGCGTGATCAGCAAGCTGGGCGTCACCCCGGAAGAGGTGGTGGACCTGAAGGCCCTCACCGGCGACAGCAGCGACAACATCCCCGGCGTGAAAGGCGTAGGCCCCAAAACCGCCATCAACCTGCTGCAGGCCCACGCCGATCTTGACGGCATCTATGCGGCACTGGCCGCGCTGCAAGCCGCCGGGCCCAAAGCCAAAGACCCCAAGGGTGTGCTGAAAGGAGCCCTCCTAGGCAAGCTCGAAGCCGACCGCGACAGCGCCTACCGCTCCCGCATGCTCGCCGAAATCCTGGTGGACATTCCCCTGCCCCAGGACCCGCGCCTGCCGCTGGGGGCCGTGAACGCTGAGGCCCTGGCCGAGAGCCTCGAGGAGCTGGAGCTGTTCAGCCTGCGCCGACAGGTGAATCAGTTTGCCACGGTGTTCTCGGCGGATGGAGCCGGCAACCTCGCAGCGGCCAATACCGAAGGGACAGCCCGGGCATCGGTTGAGAACGCTCCAACTGTGGGCCCACTTTCCGATCAAAGTGGGCCCACAGTTGGACAGTCTGCGAACGCCGTTGAACAGGCGGATTCCCCAGCCCCTCCAGCCCTAGAGCCGCAGCTGATCACCAGCCCCGAAGCACTGGCCGCCCTGATGCAGTGCCTGATGGCATGCACCGATGCCACGGCCCCTGTGGCGCTCGACACAGAAACCACCAGCCTCAATCCCTTCCGCGCCGAGCTGGTGGGGGTGGGCGTGGCCTGGGGTGAGGGCCCCAAGGATCTGGCTTACATCCCGATCGGCCACCAGAGCGGCAGCAGCGGTGATCTGCTCAACCCACCGCCCGCGCAGCTGCCTCTCGATCAGGTGCTCACCGCCTTAGCGCCATGGCTTGGCAGTGCCCAACACCCCAAAACCCTGCAGAACGCCAAATATGACCGGCTGATCCTGCTGCGCCACGGCCTGCCCCTGGAAGGCGTGGTGATGGACACGCTGCTGGCCGATTACCTGCGCGATGCCAACGCCAAACACGGCCTGGAGCTGCTGACCCAACGCAATTTCGGCTTCCTGCCCACCAGCTACAGCGAACTGGTGCCCAAGGGCGCGGATTTCTCCGCGGTGCCAATCGAGCAGGCCGCGCTCTACTGCGGGATGGACGTGCACGTGACGCGGCGCCTCGCGCCACTGCTGCGCGGCCAACTCGAGGAACTCGGTCCGCAGCTGCCAGCGCTGCTCGATCAAGTGGAGCTGCCGCTGGAGCCGGTGCTGGCCCAGATGGAAGCCACCGGCATCCGCATCGACACCGACTACCTGGCGGAACTGAGCAGCGAGCTGGGGCAAACGCTGCAGCGTCTGGAGGCCGACGCCAAGGCCGCCGCCGGCACCGAGTTCAACCTCGCCTCTCCCAAACAACTGGGCGAGCTGCTGTTCGACACCCTCGGCCTCGATCGCAAGAAATCGCGCAAAACCAAAACCGGCTGGAGCACCGACGCCACGGTGCTCGAAAAGCTGGACGACGCCCACCCGGTGGTGCCGCTGGTGCTGGAGCACCGCACCCTGAGCAAGCTCAAGAGCACCTACGTGGATGCACTACCGGCGCTGGTGGAGCCGGAAACCGGCCGGGTGCACACCGATTTCAACCAGGCCGTGACGGCCACGGGCCGCCTCTCCAGCAGCAACCCCAACCTGCAGAACATCCCCATCCGCACGGAGTTCTCGCGTCGCATCCGCAAAGCCTTCCTGCCGGAAGCCGGCTGGCAGCTGATCAGCGCCGACTACTCCCAGATCGAGCTGCGCATCCTCACCCACCTCTCCGGCGAGGAGGTGCTGGTGGAGGCCTACCGCAATGGCGACGACGTGCACGCCCTCACCGCCCGGATTCTGCTGGAGAAAAACGAGGTGAGCGCCGATGAGCGCCGCCTCGGCAAAACGATCAACTTCGGTGTGATCTATGGCATGGGCGCCCAGCGCTTCGCGCGCGAAACCGGCGTGAGCCAGGCCCAGGCCAAGGAGTTCCTCACGAAGTACAAGCAGCGCTACCCAAAGGTGTTCGCCTTCCTGGAGCTGCAGGAGCGGCTGGCCCTGAGCCGTGGCTACGTGGAAACAATCCTGGGCCGCCGCCGCCCCTTCGCCTTTGATCCCTCGGGCCTGGGCCGGCATCTGGGCAAAGACCCACTGGAGATTGATCTGGACATCGCCCGCCGCGGCGGCATGGAAGCACAGCAACTACGAGCTGCCGCCAATGCCCCGATCCAGGGTTCCAGCGCCGACATCATCAAGCTGGCGATGGTGCAGCTACATCAGCGACTGGCGCACAGCGGCCTTCCCGCACGACTGCTCCTGCAGGTGCACGACGAACTGGTGCTCGAAGCAGCGCCCGAGGCCCTCGATCCGGTGCTGACCCTCACGCGTGAAACCATGGAGCGCGCGGTTGAGCTGTCCGTTCCCCTGCTGGTGGAAACGGGCGTCGGCCCCAACTGGATGGAAGCCAAGTAA
- a CDS encoding DUF1643 domain-containing protein, translated as MFSPCGLYRWTLERAWDPHRPRLLFIGLNPSRADAQHDDPTLRRLLRFARDWGFGALEVVNLFGRCSASPAVLRRCSDPIGLDNDRWLGEALVRLQPQAGDALWLGWGNGGAWKQRDQQLLALLAATLPLDLPLWAIGLTASGQPRHPLYAPAAAQPLPLQHPGAVLRLAAR; from the coding sequence CTGTTCAGCCCCTGCGGCCTTTACCGCTGGACGCTCGAGCGCGCCTGGGATCCACACCGGCCGCGGCTGCTCTTTATCGGCTTGAACCCCTCGCGGGCGGATGCGCAGCACGACGATCCCACCCTGCGGCGCCTGCTGCGCTTTGCGCGGGACTGGGGGTTTGGCGCGCTGGAGGTGGTGAATCTGTTTGGTCGTTGCTCGGCGAGCCCGGCGGTGCTGCGCCGCTGCAGCGATCCAATTGGGCTCGACAACGATCGTTGGCTTGGCGAGGCCCTCGTGCGGCTGCAACCCCAGGCGGGCGATGCCCTCTGGCTGGGTTGGGGCAATGGCGGTGCCTGGAAGCAGCGGGATCAGCAGCTGCTCGCGCTTCTGGCGGCAACGCTTCCGCTGGATCTGCCGCTCTGGGCGATCGGGCTCACCGCTAGCGGGCAGCCGCGCCATCCGCTCTACGCCCCCGCAGCTGCACAACCGTTGCCGCTGCAGCATCCTGGGGCTGTGCTTCGGCTTGCTGCCCGCTGA
- a CDS encoding cation:proton antiporter has product MTTSTELIWGASFFSGSLAQLIARFSGLPSVVLLLALGLLVGQAGFDLVQPEALGQGLEPLVGLLVSLVLFDGGLKLRLAGRELQRTVIQLVLVRGVLGLVGGAVLAHGFAGLSWPLAWVFGAIALATGPTVISPMVRQMRLLPSLAHVLEAEGLILEPVAAVLALLLLQLALGDLPGWQQVGGLLLLRLGGGALLGALAGGVLVLLLERLPEDADALRLQLSLGMLFLLVAGTQVLLPEAGFPAAVIAGVVVGLRLDQQASQLDDLVFQLAQLAITVLFPLLAADLAWSELSPLGWGGVACVLALMLFRFGVLQVAGLGIPSLIWRDKLLLSWVAPRGIVTAAVASLFALKLDAAGVSGGGALKGLVFLTILLTVTLQGFTAPWLAKQLGLVASEAALDPGAGFAAGLEQQPGGEQVGALQAAE; this is encoded by the coding sequence ATGACGACGAGTACTGAGCTGATCTGGGGGGCCTCCTTCTTCTCCGGCTCCCTGGCGCAGCTGATCGCCCGTTTCAGCGGCCTGCCCTCGGTGGTGCTGCTCTTGGCCCTGGGATTGCTGGTGGGGCAGGCCGGCTTCGATCTGGTGCAGCCGGAGGCGCTGGGGCAGGGGTTGGAGCCCCTGGTGGGGCTACTGGTGAGCCTGGTGCTGTTTGATGGCGGCCTGAAGCTGCGGCTGGCAGGGCGGGAACTGCAGCGCACTGTGATTCAGCTGGTGCTCGTTCGCGGCGTGCTGGGCCTAGTGGGCGGTGCGGTCCTCGCCCATGGGTTCGCCGGTTTGAGCTGGCCGCTGGCCTGGGTGTTCGGTGCCATCGCCCTGGCGACAGGCCCCACCGTGATCTCGCCGATGGTGCGCCAGATGCGGCTGCTGCCCAGCCTGGCCCATGTGCTCGAGGCGGAGGGGTTGATCCTCGAGCCGGTGGCGGCGGTGCTGGCGTTGCTGCTCCTGCAGCTGGCCCTGGGGGATCTGCCCGGTTGGCAGCAGGTGGGGGGATTGCTGTTGCTGCGCCTGGGCGGTGGAGCCCTGCTAGGTGCCTTGGCGGGCGGAGTGCTGGTGCTGCTGCTGGAGCGCTTGCCGGAGGATGCCGATGCCCTGCGGCTTCAGCTCTCCCTGGGGATGCTCTTTTTGCTGGTGGCTGGCACGCAGGTGTTGCTGCCCGAGGCGGGCTTCCCGGCGGCGGTGATCGCCGGTGTGGTGGTGGGGTTGCGGCTCGATCAACAGGCCAGCCAGCTCGATGACTTGGTGTTTCAGCTGGCGCAGCTGGCGATCACGGTGCTGTTTCCCCTTCTGGCCGCCGATCTTGCCTGGAGTGAGCTGAGCCCATTGGGGTGGGGCGGCGTGGCGTGTGTGCTGGCGCTGATGCTGTTCCGCTTCGGGGTGCTGCAGGTGGCTGGGCTGGGGATTCCGTCGTTGATCTGGCGCGACAAGTTGCTCCTGAGCTGGGTGGCGCCGCGCGGCATCGTGACCGCCGCTGTGGCCAGCCTGTTTGCGCTGAAGCTGGATGCCGCTGGAGTGAGTGGCGGTGGTGCGCTGAAGGGCCTTGTGTTTCTCACGATCCTGCTCACCGTGACCCTCCAGGGCTTCACCGCCCCATGGCTGGCGAAGCAGCTGGGCCTGGTGGCTTCAGAGGCTGCGCTCGATCCGGGCGCGGGCTTCGCCGCTGGGCTGGAGCAGCAGCCAGGTGGTGAGCAGGTCGGGGCCCTGCAGGCTGCCGAGTAG
- the gltX gene encoding glutamate--tRNA ligase — protein sequence MVATGAAVRVRLAPSPTGTLHIGTARTAVFNWLFARHQGGQFLLRIEDTDKERSKPEYTANILEGLQWLGLTWDGEPVVQSERIAEHRAAIQQLLDSCRAYRCYATEAELTEMRERQAAENRAPRYDNRHRDLSPEQEQAYIAEGREATIRFRIDDDAVITWTDLVRGEMRWSGADLGGDMVIARRAPADQIGDPLYNLVVVVDDAAMAITHVIRGEDHIANTAKQLLLYEALGAPAPVFAHTPLILNKEGKKLSKRDGVTSVSDFREQGYTADALANYMTLLGWSPPEGMGERFSLTDAAGVFSFDRVNKAGARFDWDKLNWLNSQVLHERGPEQLLADLLPLWSAQGWNSAGADPTWLQELSALIGPSLVTLQDGIEQARPFFERPELNDAAQQQLASDGARPALAALLERLPEGPLTTEAAQALLGEAVAAAGVKKGVLMKTLRAALLGSLQGPDLLTTWLLLQPSGEARARIERSL from the coding sequence GTGGTGGCAACTGGAGCGGCGGTGCGTGTGCGTCTCGCCCCCAGCCCCACCGGCACGTTGCACATCGGCACGGCTCGCACGGCGGTGTTCAACTGGCTGTTCGCCCGGCATCAAGGCGGCCAGTTCCTGCTGCGCATCGAAGACACCGACAAGGAGCGCAGCAAACCGGAATACACCGCCAACATCCTCGAAGGCCTGCAGTGGCTCGGTCTGACTTGGGACGGCGAACCGGTGGTGCAGAGCGAGCGCATCGCTGAACACCGCGCCGCCATCCAGCAGCTCCTCGATAGCTGCCGCGCCTACCGCTGCTACGCCACCGAAGCCGAACTCACCGAGATGCGTGAGCGGCAAGCCGCCGAGAACCGCGCCCCTCGCTACGACAACCGCCACCGCGATCTCAGCCCCGAGCAGGAGCAGGCCTACATCGCCGAAGGTCGCGAAGCCACGATCCGCTTCCGGATCGACGACGACGCCGTGATCACCTGGACAGATCTGGTGCGCGGCGAGATGCGCTGGAGCGGCGCTGATCTCGGTGGCGACATGGTGATCGCCCGCCGGGCGCCCGCCGACCAGATCGGTGATCCCCTTTACAACCTGGTGGTGGTGGTGGACGACGCCGCCATGGCGATCACCCACGTGATCCGCGGCGAAGACCACATCGCCAACACCGCGAAACAGCTGCTGCTCTACGAGGCCCTCGGAGCGCCGGCGCCGGTGTTTGCCCACACCCCCCTGATCCTCAACAAGGAGGGCAAGAAGCTCTCCAAGCGCGATGGCGTCACCTCCGTGAGCGACTTCCGCGAGCAGGGCTACACGGCCGATGCCCTGGCCAATTACATGACCCTGCTGGGCTGGTCACCACCGGAAGGCATGGGCGAACGCTTCAGCCTCACCGATGCAGCAGGCGTGTTTTCTTTCGATCGCGTGAACAAAGCCGGCGCGCGCTTCGACTGGGACAAGCTCAACTGGCTCAACAGCCAGGTGCTGCACGAACGCGGCCCCGAGCAGCTGCTCGCCGATCTCCTGCCCCTCTGGAGCGCCCAGGGATGGAACAGCGCGGGCGCCGATCCCACCTGGCTGCAGGAGCTCTCCGCCCTGATCGGGCCCTCCCTGGTGACCCTGCAAGACGGCATCGAGCAGGCCCGCCCCTTCTTCGAGCGGCCCGAGCTCAACGACGCAGCGCAGCAGCAGCTTGCCAGCGATGGCGCTCGGCCTGCCCTGGCGGCGCTGCTGGAGCGCCTGCCCGAAGGCCCGCTCACCACAGAAGCCGCCCAGGCTTTGCTGGGGGAGGCCGTGGCGGCCGCCGGCGTGAAAAAAGGCGTGCTGATGAAAACCCTGCGCGCCGCTCTACTCGGCAGCCTGCAGGGCCCCGACCTGCTCACCACCTGGCTGCTGCTCCAGCCCAGCGGCGAAGCCCGCGCCCGGATCGAGCGCAGCCTCTGA
- a CDS encoding hyperconserved protein Hcp, whose translation MELDLQPGDVVKVLESAALGWVRARVIRVKSGGRVVVQSDQGREFTARGNQVRLIEPAGFRP comes from the coding sequence ATGGAGTTGGATCTACAGCCCGGTGATGTCGTCAAGGTTCTCGAATCAGCCGCTCTTGGCTGGGTTCGGGCCCGGGTGATCCGCGTGAAATCGGGTGGTCGTGTGGTCGTGCAAAGCGATCAAGGTCGTGAATTCACGGCACGCGGCAATCAAGTGCGTTTAATCGAGCCCGCTGGCTTCCGCCCCTAA
- the rplS gene encoding 50S ribosomal protein L19 — protein MTDDIKDTTSETTSTEANAAAESNVAVAEKPAAKVSVGKLSASELIRAFEEEQIAAQAKDHPEIYVGDTVRVGVRITEGNKERIQPYEGVVIAKRHGGLNETITVRRIFQGVGVERVFLIHSPQVASIKVERRGKVRRAKLFYLRDRVGKATRVKQRFDR, from the coding sequence ATGACTGACGACATCAAAGACACCACCAGCGAAACCACCAGCACCGAGGCCAACGCCGCTGCTGAGAGCAACGTTGCAGTAGCCGAAAAGCCCGCCGCCAAGGTGAGCGTGGGCAAACTGAGCGCCAGCGAGCTGATCCGCGCCTTCGAAGAGGAGCAGATCGCTGCCCAGGCCAAGGATCACCCCGAGATCTACGTGGGTGACACCGTGCGTGTGGGCGTGCGCATCACCGAGGGCAACAAGGAGCGCATCCAGCCCTACGAGGGCGTGGTGATCGCCAAGCGTCACGGCGGCCTCAACGAGACCATCACCGTGCGACGCATCTTCCAGGGTGTGGGCGTTGAGCGTGTGTTTCTGATTCACAGCCCCCAGGTGGCTTCCATCAAGGTGGAGCGCCGGGGTAAGGTGCGTCGAGCGAAGCTCTTTTACCTGCGCGACCGAGTGGGCAAAGCCACCCGCGTCAAGCAGCGCTTCGATCGCTGA
- a CDS encoding peptidase encodes MSPPLVQLRRWHAALAPVVLAPLLLTVLSGMAYRLLKDWAGLGRDQVHWLMVLHEGEWLGPRAETVYVLLNGLGLLWMLSTGGWMLVRRWLPQRPIDPPAP; translated from the coding sequence ATGAGCCCGCCGCTGGTTCAACTGCGCCGCTGGCATGCCGCCCTGGCTCCGGTGGTGTTGGCACCGTTGCTGCTCACAGTGCTCAGCGGCATGGCCTATCGGCTGCTCAAAGACTGGGCAGGCCTTGGGCGCGACCAGGTGCACTGGCTGATGGTGTTGCACGAAGGCGAATGGCTGGGGCCCCGGGCAGAGACTGTTTATGTGCTGCTCAATGGCCTGGGGCTGCTGTGGATGCTGAGTACCGGTGGATGGATGCTGGTGCGACGCTGGCTCCCGCAACGGCCCATCGATCCCCCTGCACCCTGA